caggagcaacaatctgtaagtattttccctcttatcttcattgctcacttcattttccgcatttagtagttttatgagttccatcatgtcatactgtaggcctacatggagtacacacgccaggagaccatggcatggcatcagaggctttatgaacaccaagtgcagagggatagctagatgcagcaggcttttcaggatatggcggccggcaggtgtcctcagttccctccagcacaatgccctccagcacaaccagtgttgatgagctttgaggagtttgtggcacagaacgctggcccctcgccggttagttcatccccaatctattcacccaaagcatgtcatgcctttcaacacagtcatatatcccgtgcatatgtcttttcaacatccagggaacatgTGGATCTACctttggcggtggtcttcgcagcactccggagacacggagcccgaccactccgatccacggaggcggaggcggaggcggtagcgctgccgctagcagtgacgacctgggctttggccgtcttggcggtgacgacctccgcggtgctcgatgatccttgtgtggtgatgatgcttgagatgacttgtgtgtggtgatgatcatttagatggcttgtgtgcttctctatatgcttatgttggttgtgatgatgttcatttagagacttgtgtgtgatgatgcttatgcatatattgttgtgaTGGTACCGGATGATATCCCGTTGTGTTTTATATGTCTATCTCATCATATATATCTACTGATATGTGCTGCTATTTGAATTGAATTGAtctgaaaacaaacagaaaaaagaaaaaaagcaaaagcaaactatgccgacggcctaaccGTCGGCATAGGGCTAGCGTGAGCTCCCAGTAGCTGACATGTGGGCGCCTATGCCGATGGCCTAGCCGTCGACTTAGTTTAAAAAATGTGCCAACGGCTAGGCCGTCGACATAGGCGCCCACGTGTCAGCTACTGGGAGCTCTGTATGAaggactatgccgacggcctggccgttgGCTTAGTTTCAAATTATACCGACgaccaagccgtcggcatagccctggtcCTAGAGCAACGGCTGGTCGCCACGTGGCACACCTATGCCGACGGtcgagccgtcggcatagtttttgactaagccgacggctaggccgtcggcatagtggTGCCACGTGGCGACCGTTCGTTGGGCagacttgacggcggccgccgttaggcgtGATATTAGCCGACGgctagggccgtcggcatagatgtacggccccCGTTGGCGTATcgtatatgccgacggcttttctatgccgacggcctccctgGCTGTGCCGACgcatatgttgccgacggccctatgccgacgggggccgtcggcataggcctatcCCGACGGGACttagggctatgccgacggccctggccgtcggcatagggggcgATTCTGGTAGTGATGACACCAACAGCAAAGAAGTCCCCTGTAAGGTATGGGTATGCCTTACCTTACATTTTTATTTATTACATTATTGTGGTCATGCATTTTATTAGCACATATGAAAGCACCTCGGAAGGACTCTACTCAATCTTTATCACTGTTACAGGAACTGCAAGTCAACGGGCTCTAAAATCCTGAAGTGTAGTGCTAGGAACAAGCTCGGAGTTTCAAGGAGGCTGAATTTTCATCCTCATCACAGGCACCTGAGTTGTGCGGCAGAGATCGAAGACACATAGAGTTTGTATGATTATTCTTTGAGGTACAAGATGCACGAGTACTGTGAGCTCCCTGGATGTAGAGCTGTCCTGAGCTGCGAAGAAGGATCTAACATAATGATACCGACTACTCTGAAGTTATCAAAGCTTCGCAGCAGAGTGATTTTGATGCGTTCATTTAACAAAGTTGTCAAGCTCCATCATGAACACTTTGCTCTTGCTGGAAAGTTTTCCTCGAAGAACTTCCAAATCTATCAAGATGACTCCATCAAGCTTGATGGTCTGGCCGAGGGCGCGATAGTGGAGTACAGTGAAGCTGCCGGGGACCTTGACTATCGCCAATTTGTTCATATGGTTGTAGAGGAGGTATTTCATGGTCAGAAGCTACCATTTGATCTGACCGAGTGGCTAAGGATCATCTCCCAGGGAGTGAACGCGTGTCATGGCAGCCTGCTCTGCAGCCATATTGACCTGATGGAGCCATATCAAGGATACAGAAACTTTGTCTCATTGTTTCAGCTATTCTGGAAAGTCAAAGATACCACTGGTGGAGAAGATCTGCTAAACTCTCTGGGACATTACAGGGGATGGAAATCTAAGGGCCTGCAATGTTCATTTCTTCACGATACATTGACCTACGAGGATGAAGCTGGCCATAGATTTGAATATGAAGATGACATCAGAGGACTTCTGAGATTATTGATGAACTCCTTCCGTCACTCGGCAAAAAGCCACTGCAGGCTCGCTATCTACCTGATTATGAATGAGTCCCGCAGGTTGCTGTCTGATCTTCAAAGGGCGCTGCACCAGGGTGGTTACCTTAGTCACCTGTCTGTGAATTACAGTATGTGAAAGCATCCTACATTATACTTCTGTGCACAGTATGCTTCCGTCATCTGAGAGAAGACCATCGCACTCTCTGTACATCAACTCGTGTATGGCAGCACATGATTCAAGGCATGCTATAAATCTCAATAGCAGCCTTAGCTCTTCTGCGAAGATCCTTCCATTTCATCATGGACAGGTCTAATGCAATGAAGGCTGAAGGCTGGAGGCCTGGTGCTGTGTTTGAACACAGCTTGTAACTAGAAAACGGATAGCGATTTGatattcttcttttctttttgggcTGTATAGTAGAAATCTTGCCCTTCTTTGAGATGTCCTTGTAGTGGACACTCTACACTTGTGTGTGATGACTGGTGTATGTCCTTTACGCCCTTTAGTATGCAGTGGAACATCACCTGAAATCAATATATTCTTTCTTTCTGGTGGTATTGTTGTGAACTTGTTCCTAATGCCATGATAGTTTTGTGATGCTGGCGTGGTGGATCTCTAGACCCTCTTGACATGCATGCATTTTACTCTGCATTGGAATATCATCTGAAGTGTATGTCTTTTTTCTGGCTGTATTGTTCATAATGCCATGATATACCTATTGTCTTGATGATTGATTCATGTCAGTTATGCACTGGAGTGTACAACTACAAAATCACCTCCTGTCATCTGCAGCAGGATAAATTATCTTTTTGGCagatcatctctctctctctctcaaatggaaAAGCTATGAAAATTTTCCTTGAGTTAGTGAATTGATTCTCAAAACACAAAAGGGGAGTCAAGACCTGAGGTCAGCTTTAGTATAACACCTTCAGATCAAGCTGCTGCTGCTCAGCACCTCCTCTCTTCTTGTACCAAAATTCAGATTGATAATGGC
The window above is part of the Triticum aestivum cultivar Chinese Spring chromosome 2A, IWGSC CS RefSeq v2.1, whole genome shotgun sequence genome. Proteins encoded here:
- the LOC123184606 gene encoding uncharacterized protein, which gives rise to MHEYCELPGCRAVLSCEEGSNIMIPTTLKLSKLRSRVILMRSFNKVVKLHHEHFALAGKFSSKNFQIYQDDSIKLDGLAEGAIVEYSEAAGDLDYRQFVHMVVEEVFHGQKLPFDLTEWLRIISQGVNACHGSLLCSHIDLMEPYQGYRNFVSLFQLFWKVKDTTGGEDLLNSLGHYRGWKSKGLQCSFLHDTLTYEDEAGHRFEYEDDIRGLLRLLMNSFRHSAKSHCRLAIYLIMNESRRLLSDLQRALHQGGYLSHLSVNYSM